From one Mycolicibacterium sp. HK-90 genomic stretch:
- a CDS encoding molybdopterin-dependent oxidoreductase yields the protein MIATVEDGRLTALRPDKDHPLSAGFACQKGIAFAEVVNDPDRVTTPLKRTGDGFEPVSWDAALDDIAARLSEIHRRHGSGAVAWYMGNPAAFSYSHLFAAMAFAKGIGGASHFFSSSTQDTSSRLLANQFLYGAPFPVPIPDLMRTDLLVMFGANPVISHGSFLTAPRIKDRMHDIVKRGGRVVVVDPRRSETAAQFDWLGIVPDTDAFLLLSILQVLFAENLVSPRASAQADGLEWLRKQCAPFTPERSQPHTGIAPDTVRALARDLAATERAAVYGRLGTCVGRNGTLTTYLLDAVNLVAGNLDTPGGSVFSTLGIPGQKLGSMAMGASLRRSYRNKRTRVGGFPLVIGAEPAAFMAKEISTPGPRKVRAMFIGAGNPVLSVPNGSELEDALDAAELSVGLDLYVNETTAHCDYVLPVTTMYERDDFAVTFQMFQATPFRQATDAVVAPRGQARTEWDIVVDLVSRMTVRTPVFVALRLAAKRAARRGKRLSPRPMIDMMIRMADGGDRFGLRRGGLTFRRLAEQHPHGVVVAPDIRTGVLGEVVVYPKGRIRLEHADIASEITAMSARAKPDGYPLRMIGMREPRSENSWMHNSPLLMRGNRIHRALMHVDDAAARQLADGDAVRVRSPHGQIDITVGLTDDIVRGTVAIPHGWGHKGSGGWRLANQAGGANVNQLMSSDPADVEALAGMSWLTGVPVQVEPC from the coding sequence ATGATCGCCACGGTCGAAGACGGTCGACTGACTGCGCTGCGGCCCGACAAGGACCACCCCCTGTCGGCCGGGTTTGCCTGCCAGAAAGGCATCGCATTCGCCGAGGTGGTCAACGACCCCGATCGGGTCACCACACCGCTGAAACGCACCGGTGACGGGTTCGAGCCGGTGAGCTGGGACGCCGCGCTCGACGACATCGCCGCCCGGCTCTCCGAGATCCACCGCCGCCATGGATCGGGTGCGGTCGCGTGGTACATGGGCAACCCGGCGGCATTCAGCTATTCCCACCTGTTCGCCGCGATGGCCTTCGCCAAGGGCATCGGCGGCGCCAGTCATTTCTTCAGCTCGTCCACCCAGGACACCAGCAGCCGGCTGCTGGCCAACCAGTTCCTGTACGGGGCGCCGTTCCCGGTTCCCATCCCGGACCTGATGCGTACCGATCTGCTGGTCATGTTCGGCGCGAACCCGGTGATATCCCACGGCAGTTTCCTCACCGCGCCGCGGATCAAGGACCGCATGCACGACATCGTCAAGCGCGGTGGACGGGTCGTCGTGGTCGATCCACGGCGCAGCGAGACCGCCGCCCAGTTCGACTGGCTCGGGATCGTTCCGGATACGGACGCGTTTCTACTGTTGTCGATCTTGCAGGTGTTGTTCGCCGAGAACCTCGTCAGCCCGCGGGCGAGCGCCCAGGCGGACGGCCTGGAGTGGCTGCGGAAGCAGTGCGCACCGTTCACCCCCGAACGCTCGCAACCGCACACCGGCATCGCCCCGGACACCGTGCGCGCGTTGGCCCGTGACCTCGCCGCCACCGAACGGGCCGCGGTCTATGGCCGGTTGGGCACCTGCGTCGGCCGCAACGGCACGTTGACCACCTACCTGCTCGACGCCGTCAATCTCGTCGCGGGAAATCTGGACACGCCGGGCGGCAGCGTGTTCAGCACGCTCGGAATCCCCGGGCAGAAGTTGGGATCGATGGCGATGGGTGCTTCGCTGCGCCGCAGCTATCGCAACAAACGCACCCGTGTAGGTGGATTCCCGTTGGTGATCGGGGCCGAGCCCGCCGCGTTCATGGCCAAGGAGATCAGCACGCCCGGCCCCCGCAAGGTCAGGGCGATGTTCATCGGGGCGGGCAATCCGGTCCTGTCTGTTCCCAACGGCTCGGAGCTGGAAGACGCGCTGGATGCCGCCGAGCTGTCGGTCGGGCTGGATCTATATGTCAACGAGACCACGGCGCACTGCGATTACGTGTTGCCGGTGACCACGATGTACGAGCGCGACGACTTCGCCGTCACCTTCCAGATGTTCCAGGCCACGCCGTTCCGTCAGGCCACCGACGCGGTCGTGGCGCCGCGCGGCCAGGCCCGCACGGAATGGGACATCGTCGTCGACTTGGTGAGCCGGATGACAGTGCGCACACCGGTTTTCGTGGCGCTTCGGCTGGCTGCCAAGCGGGCCGCGCGACGCGGGAAACGGCTGAGCCCGCGGCCGATGATCGACATGATGATCCGGATGGCCGACGGCGGTGACCGCTTCGGGCTGCGTCGCGGCGGGCTGACGTTCCGTCGGCTGGCAGAGCAGCATCCGCACGGTGTGGTCGTGGCACCCGATATCCGCACCGGCGTGCTCGGTGAGGTCGTGGTGTACCCGAAGGGGCGGATACGGCTGGAGCACGCGGACATCGCCTCGGAAATCACCGCGATGTCCGCACGGGCCAAACCTGACGGCTATCCGCTGCGGATGATCGGCATGCGGGAACCGCGTTCGGAGAACTCCTGGATGCACAATTCGCCGTTGCTCATGCGCGGCAACAGGATCCATCGAGCGCTCATGCACGTAGACGACGCCGCCGCCCGGCAACTGGCCGATGGTGACGCGGTGCGGGTGCGCTCGCCGCACGGCCAGATCGACATCACGGTTGGGCTCACCGATGACATCGTGCGCGGCACGGTCGCGATACCGCACGGCTGGGGCCACAAGGGCAGCGGCGGTTGGCGACTCGCGAATCAGGCCGGTGGGGCCAACGTCAACCAGCTGATGTCGAGCGATCCGGCCGACGTCGAGGCGCTGGCCGGCATGTCCTGGCTGACCGGCGTTCCGGTGCAGGTGGAACCTTGCTGA
- a CDS encoding aldehyde dehydrogenase family protein: MSEVVDEAVTSVDIGRRAAGRSEKRMLIDGELVTAASGAEFDNLSPATGLVLGTTAAAEAQDMDAAIGAARRAFDESDWSTNRGLRQRVLVQLQDAIEAEKDDLREELIAEVGCPVMTTENAQLDWPLADALRYPARLIDEFEWERRLDGGGLFGDRNARTVVKEAVGVVAAITPSNFPIEVILNKLGPALAAGNTVVLKPDPNTPWNATRLGRLIAERTDIPAGVVNVVPTPSNEVAGQLGTDPRVDLVSFTGSTAVGRHLMRVGADTMKRTFLELGGKSAMIVLDDAKPGHIIPGAIGACVHAGQACAANSRMLVHRSLFDEAVASVSMAFGAVPVGDPALPTTLVGPLITAAAKQRVLDAIEGARRDGADIVVGGGEVAGLAEHLRDGHFVAPTVIVGADPGSAIAQDEVFGPVLVMLPFDDDDEAVRIANHSAFGLAGAVVSASPERAMGIARRIRTGAIGVNGGMYYGADAPFGGYKNSGIGRQCGIEGFAQYTETKTIGWRLPRQ; encoded by the coding sequence GTGAGCGAAGTCGTGGACGAGGCCGTCACCAGTGTGGACATCGGCCGGCGCGCCGCGGGCCGATCCGAGAAGCGCATGCTGATCGACGGTGAGCTCGTGACGGCGGCGTCCGGTGCGGAATTCGACAATCTCAGCCCGGCCACCGGACTGGTACTGGGCACCACCGCGGCCGCCGAAGCGCAGGACATGGACGCCGCGATCGGGGCGGCCAGGCGCGCGTTCGACGAATCCGATTGGAGCACCAATCGCGGGCTCCGTCAGCGGGTGCTGGTGCAGTTGCAAGACGCCATCGAGGCCGAAAAGGACGACCTGCGTGAGGAACTGATCGCTGAGGTCGGCTGTCCGGTGATGACAACCGAAAATGCCCAACTGGACTGGCCGCTGGCCGACGCGCTGCGGTATCCGGCCCGGTTGATCGACGAATTCGAATGGGAGCGCCGGCTCGACGGCGGCGGACTGTTCGGTGACCGCAACGCCCGCACCGTGGTCAAGGAGGCGGTCGGGGTGGTCGCCGCGATCACCCCGTCGAACTTCCCGATCGAGGTGATCCTCAACAAGCTCGGACCCGCACTGGCGGCGGGAAACACGGTGGTGCTCAAACCGGATCCGAACACGCCGTGGAACGCCACCCGGCTCGGCCGGCTGATCGCCGAGCGCACCGATATACCGGCCGGCGTCGTCAACGTCGTGCCGACCCCGTCCAACGAGGTGGCCGGGCAGTTGGGCACCGACCCCCGCGTCGACCTGGTGTCGTTCACCGGCTCGACGGCCGTCGGCAGGCACCTGATGCGGGTCGGGGCCGACACCATGAAGCGCACGTTCCTTGAACTCGGCGGCAAGTCGGCGATGATCGTGCTCGATGACGCCAAGCCCGGCCACATCATCCCCGGGGCGATCGGGGCGTGCGTGCACGCGGGCCAGGCCTGTGCGGCCAACTCCCGGATGCTGGTGCACCGCAGCCTGTTCGACGAAGCCGTCGCCAGTGTCTCCATGGCGTTCGGCGCGGTCCCGGTGGGCGATCCGGCGTTGCCGACCACGCTGGTCGGCCCGCTGATCACAGCGGCGGCCAAGCAACGCGTGCTCGACGCCATCGAGGGTGCCCGCCGGGACGGCGCCGACATCGTGGTGGGCGGTGGCGAGGTCGCGGGGCTGGCCGAGCACCTGCGCGACGGGCACTTCGTCGCACCCACTGTCATCGTCGGGGCCGACCCGGGCTCGGCCATCGCCCAGGACGAGGTGTTCGGGCCCGTGCTGGTGATGCTGCCGTTCGACGATGACGACGAAGCTGTGCGGATCGCCAACCACAGCGCGTTCGGGTTGGCCGGTGCGGTGGTATCGGCGTCACCCGAGCGGGCGATGGGGATCGCCCGGCGCATCCGTACCGGGGCGATCGGAGTCAACGGCGGCATGTATTACGGTGCCGACGCCCCATTCGGCGGGTACAAGAACAGCGGTATCGGAAGACAGTGCGGCATCGAGGGGTTCGCGCAGTACACCGAGACCAAGACGATCGGCTGGCGGCTGCCCCGGCAGTAG
- a CDS encoding TetR/AcrR family transcriptional regulator has translation MASPAGTGGRQRRERGSISVDEILRGAFEVAGEESIDQLSMPQLARHLDVGVTSIYWYFRRKDELLDAMTERVLREYDFSVLAIDPGTWRESLRAHAHRMREMFTRNPIVCDLILIRGTRGLPAARTALEKIEQPVAALVAAGLTARQAFDTYTAIAVLVRSSAVLQRLQTRTAEVQFPREYWEQVIDPEAMPLIASIPGRGYRIGMADDINFDHILDSILDRAASFA, from the coding sequence ATGGCCAGCCCGGCGGGCACAGGTGGTCGCCAACGCCGCGAACGCGGATCGATCAGTGTCGACGAAATCCTGCGTGGCGCTTTCGAAGTCGCCGGCGAGGAATCGATCGACCAGCTCAGCATGCCGCAGTTGGCCCGTCACCTCGACGTCGGGGTGACCAGCATCTACTGGTACTTTCGCCGCAAGGACGAGCTGCTCGATGCGATGACGGAACGCGTGCTGCGCGAATACGACTTCAGCGTGCTGGCCATCGATCCCGGCACCTGGCGCGAGTCACTGCGTGCCCATGCCCATCGCATGCGCGAGATGTTCACGCGCAATCCTATTGTGTGCGACCTCATCTTGATCCGAGGTACACGTGGCTTGCCGGCAGCGCGCACCGCGCTCGAGAAGATCGAACAGCCGGTGGCCGCGCTCGTGGCGGCCGGGCTCACCGCCAGGCAGGCGTTCGACACCTACACCGCCATCGCCGTGCTGGTGCGCAGCTCGGCCGTGCTGCAGCGGCTCCAGACCCGTACCGCCGAGGTCCAATTCCCCCGGGAGTACTGGGAACAGGTGATCGACCCCGAGGCCATGCCGCTGATCGCGTCGATCCCCGGGCGGGGCTACCGGATCGGCATGGCCGACGACATCAACTTCGACCACATTCTCGACAGCATCCTCGATCGCGCCGCATCCTTCGCCTGA